Proteins encoded in a region of the Cupriavidus pauculus genome:
- a CDS encoding porin produces MNRSHLLYRSLLTGVALAATPVAVLAQSVTLYGVIDTGVEYMNGIGPARHSVTKVPNLTGTVPSRWGMRGTEDLGGGLKSVFVLESGFAPDAGTSGQGNRLFGRQAYVGLADSWGQVAVGRQYTMLFWATLDADVFGPNVYGTGSLDSYLPNARADNAISYKGKFGGLTLGATYSFGRDSVNAGPSPVGTNCAGENAADKRACREWSALVLYETSRFGVSAAYDSLRGGPGAFGGLTRSSLRDDRLSLGGYMLIDRAKLGAGWIRRDNRGSVTPRSDLWYAGALYDITPVINIGAQVNYLRFHDSGNKAVLYALRGVYSLSKRTSLYATAGYIDNGGQAAFSVSLNAAGATPGPGRGQFGTMLGIKHTF; encoded by the coding sequence ATGAACCGCTCGCATCTGTTATATCGATCGTTGCTGACAGGCGTTGCACTGGCGGCGACCCCAGTGGCCGTTCTGGCGCAGTCCGTGACGCTGTACGGCGTGATCGACACCGGCGTCGAATACATGAACGGCATTGGTCCGGCACGCCACAGCGTCACCAAGGTGCCAAACCTGACGGGCACCGTGCCGTCGCGCTGGGGCATGCGCGGCACCGAAGACCTTGGTGGCGGCCTCAAGAGCGTCTTCGTTCTTGAGTCGGGCTTTGCGCCCGATGCCGGCACGTCCGGGCAAGGCAACCGGCTGTTCGGACGCCAGGCGTATGTGGGTCTTGCGGACAGCTGGGGCCAGGTCGCGGTGGGCCGGCAATACACGATGCTGTTCTGGGCCACGCTTGACGCCGATGTGTTCGGACCAAACGTCTATGGCACGGGCTCGCTCGACAGCTACCTGCCCAATGCCCGGGCCGATAACGCCATCTCGTACAAAGGAAAGTTCGGAGGGCTGACGCTCGGGGCCACCTACAGCTTCGGGCGGGACAGCGTCAACGCCGGTCCGAGCCCCGTAGGTACCAACTGTGCGGGCGAGAATGCGGCCGACAAGCGGGCGTGCCGCGAATGGTCTGCACTGGTCCTGTACGAAACGTCCAGGTTCGGCGTGTCCGCAGCCTACGACTCGTTGCGGGGCGGCCCCGGTGCATTCGGCGGGTTGACGCGCAGCAGTCTTCGTGACGATCGACTGTCGCTGGGCGGCTACATGCTGATCGACCGGGCCAAGCTGGGCGCGGGCTGGATCCGGCGCGACAATCGCGGCAGCGTTACCCCGCGTAGCGATCTCTGGTATGCGGGCGCACTCTACGACATCACGCCAGTCATCAATATCGGCGCACAGGTCAACTATCTGCGCTTCCACGACAGCGGCAACAAGGCGGTTCTATATGCCTTGCGCGGCGTCTACAGCCTGTCCAAACGCACATCGCTTTACGCTACCGCGGGCTATATCGACAACGGCGGCCAGGCCGCGTTCTCGGTCAGCCTCAATGCGGCTGGCGCGACGCCGGGGCCGGGTCGCGGTCAATTCGGGACCATGCTGGGCATCAAGCATACGTTCTGA